Proteins from a single region of Panulirus ornatus isolate Po-2019 chromosome 66, ASM3632096v1, whole genome shotgun sequence:
- the LOC139746797 gene encoding putative RNA-binding protein Luc7-like 1 isoform X4 has translation MDLGECPKVHDLALRADYEQASVTKDYYYDIDAMEHLQSFITDCDRRTESAKKRLAETQEELSAEVAAKANKVHDLAEQIGKKLARAEGLGADGMVEESMKLMEEVEDLRKRKAAAEQEYRNSMPASSYQQQKLRVCEVCSAYLGIHDNDRRLADHFGGKLHLGFIKIREKLDELKKTVESRREKRREERELERNARFGEIADYDVTRDHDRDRERYRDGDRERRERYRDGEREKRRRRTRSRSRSRERRHRRSRSRERYYRSHSRSRSRDRRRHSRSRERSKRSRRSRSRDRHTHSRDRSHSKERTSRDRIAREVEERKMQDQTQVEAPERR, from the exons ATGGACTTGGGGGAATGCCCCAAGGTTCATGACCTGGCACTGCGAGCTGACTATGAGCAAGCATCAGTCACGAAAGACTACTACTATGACATTGAT GCCATGGAGCATCTACAGTCATTCATCACAGATTGCGACAGACGAACTGAGTCTGCCAAAAAGCGATTGGCAGAGACTCAGGAGGAGTTGAGTGCAGAGGTTGCTGCAAAAGCTAATAAAGTACATGACCTGGCAGAACAGATAGGAAAGAAACTTGCAAGAGCTGAAGGTCTTGGTGCTGATGGAATGGTTGAG GAAAGTATGAAACTTATGGAAGAAGTAGAAGATCTACGTAAGCGTAAAGCTGCTGCTGAGCAAGAATATCGTAATTCCATGCCTGCATCAAGTTACCAACAACAGAAGTTGCGTGTTTGTGAAGTGTGTTCAGCTTACCTGGGTATCCATGACAACGACAGACGACTTGCTGACCACTTTGGTGGGAAGCTCCACCTTGGCTTTATTAAGataagagaaaaactggatgaactGAAG AAAACGGTGGAAAGTCGAAGAGAAAAACGTCGGGAAGAGCGGGAGTTAGAGAGAAATGCTAGATTTGGTGAAATTGCTGATTATGATGTTACAAG GGATCATGACCGAGACCGAGAACGCTATCGTGATGGTGATCGTGAAAGAAGAGAGCGATATCGggatggtgaaagagaaaagcgaCGACGAAGGACAAGATCTCGCTCACGGTCACGTGAAAGGCGTCATCGCCGTTCTAGGTCCCGTGAACGCTACTACAGATCCCATTCACGATCAAGGTCACGTGACCGCAG ACGCCATTCAAGAAGTAGGGAAAGATCAAAACGCTCCAGGAGGTCAAGATCTAGAGATCGTCACACCCATTCCCGTGACAGGTCTCACTCAAAAGAAAGAACTTCAAGAGACAGAATAGCACGGgaagtagaagaaagaaaaatgcagGACCAGACACAAGTAGAAGCACCAGAGAGGAGGTAA
- the LOC139746797 gene encoding putative RNA-binding protein Luc7-like 1 isoform X2 → MSAHDQMRAMLDQLMGTSRNGDDTRYRLKFTDPKVCKSFLLTCCPHEILSSTRMDLGECPKVHDLALRADYEQASVTKDYYYDIDAMEHLQSFITDCDRRTESAKKRLAETQEELSAEVAAKANKVHDLAEQIGKKLARAEGLGADGMVEESMKLMEEVEDLRKRKAAAEQEYRNSMPASSYQQQKLRVCEVCSAYLGIHDNDRRLADHFGGKLHLGFIKIREKLDELKKTVESRREKRREERELERNARFGEIADYDVTRDHDRDRERYRDGDRERRERYRDGEREKRRRRTRSRSRSRERRHRRSRSRERYYRSHSRSRSRDRRRHSRSRERSKRSRRSRSRDRHTHSRDRSHSKERTSRDRIAREVEERKMQDQTQVEAPERR, encoded by the exons ATGTCGGCGCATGACCAGATGCGTGCGATGCTCGACCAGTTAATGGGGACGTCCAGAAATG GTGATGACACCAGATACCGGCTCAAGTTCACCGATCCAAAAGTGTGCAAGAGCTTTCTGCTTACCTGCTGTCCCCATGAGATCCTGTCCTCAACG CGAATGGACTTGGGGGAATGCCCCAAGGTTCATGACCTGGCACTGCGAGCTGACTATGAGCAAGCATCAGTCACGAAAGACTACTACTATGACATTGAT GCCATGGAGCATCTACAGTCATTCATCACAGATTGCGACAGACGAACTGAGTCTGCCAAAAAGCGATTGGCAGAGACTCAGGAGGAGTTGAGTGCAGAGGTTGCTGCAAAAGCTAATAAAGTACATGACCTGGCAGAACAGATAGGAAAGAAACTTGCAAGAGCTGAAGGTCTTGGTGCTGATGGAATGGTTGAG GAAAGTATGAAACTTATGGAAGAAGTAGAAGATCTACGTAAGCGTAAAGCTGCTGCTGAGCAAGAATATCGTAATTCCATGCCTGCATCAAGTTACCAACAACAGAAGTTGCGTGTTTGTGAAGTGTGTTCAGCTTACCTGGGTATCCATGACAACGACAGACGACTTGCTGACCACTTTGGTGGGAAGCTCCACCTTGGCTTTATTAAGataagagaaaaactggatgaactGAAG AAAACGGTGGAAAGTCGAAGAGAAAAACGTCGGGAAGAGCGGGAGTTAGAGAGAAATGCTAGATTTGGTGAAATTGCTGATTATGATGTTACAAG GGATCATGACCGAGACCGAGAACGCTATCGTGATGGTGATCGTGAAAGAAGAGAGCGATATCGggatggtgaaagagaaaagcgaCGACGAAGGACAAGATCTCGCTCACGGTCACGTGAAAGGCGTCATCGCCGTTCTAGGTCCCGTGAACGCTACTACAGATCCCATTCACGATCAAGGTCACGTGACCGCAG ACGCCATTCAAGAAGTAGGGAAAGATCAAAACGCTCCAGGAGGTCAAGATCTAGAGATCGTCACACCCATTCCCGTGACAGGTCTCACTCAAAAGAAAGAACTTCAAGAGACAGAATAGCACGGgaagtagaagaaagaaaaatgcagGACCAGACACAAGTAGAAGCACCAGAGAGGAGGTAA
- the LOC139746797 gene encoding putative RNA-binding protein Luc7-like 1 isoform X3: MDLGECPKVHDLALRADYEQASVTKDYYYDIDAMEHLQSFITDCDRRTESAKKRLAETQEELSAEVAAKANKVHDLAEQIGKKLARAEGLGADGMVEESMKLMEEVEDLRKRKAAAEQEYRNSMPASSYQQQKLRVCEVCSAYLGIHDNDRRLADHFGGKLHLGFIKIREKLDELKKTVESRREKRREERELERNARFGEIADYDVTRDHDRDRERYRDGDRERRERYRDGEREKRRRRTRSRSRSRERRHRRSRSRERYYRSHSRSRSRDRRRHSRSRERSKRSRRSRSRDRHTHSRDRSHSKERTSRDRIAREVEERKMQDQTQVEAPERRDGSPENGEITDDRSRDGIE, from the exons ATGGACTTGGGGGAATGCCCCAAGGTTCATGACCTGGCACTGCGAGCTGACTATGAGCAAGCATCAGTCACGAAAGACTACTACTATGACATTGAT GCCATGGAGCATCTACAGTCATTCATCACAGATTGCGACAGACGAACTGAGTCTGCCAAAAAGCGATTGGCAGAGACTCAGGAGGAGTTGAGTGCAGAGGTTGCTGCAAAAGCTAATAAAGTACATGACCTGGCAGAACAGATAGGAAAGAAACTTGCAAGAGCTGAAGGTCTTGGTGCTGATGGAATGGTTGAG GAAAGTATGAAACTTATGGAAGAAGTAGAAGATCTACGTAAGCGTAAAGCTGCTGCTGAGCAAGAATATCGTAATTCCATGCCTGCATCAAGTTACCAACAACAGAAGTTGCGTGTTTGTGAAGTGTGTTCAGCTTACCTGGGTATCCATGACAACGACAGACGACTTGCTGACCACTTTGGTGGGAAGCTCCACCTTGGCTTTATTAAGataagagaaaaactggatgaactGAAG AAAACGGTGGAAAGTCGAAGAGAAAAACGTCGGGAAGAGCGGGAGTTAGAGAGAAATGCTAGATTTGGTGAAATTGCTGATTATGATGTTACAAG GGATCATGACCGAGACCGAGAACGCTATCGTGATGGTGATCGTGAAAGAAGAGAGCGATATCGggatggtgaaagagaaaagcgaCGACGAAGGACAAGATCTCGCTCACGGTCACGTGAAAGGCGTCATCGCCGTTCTAGGTCCCGTGAACGCTACTACAGATCCCATTCACGATCAAGGTCACGTGACCGCAG ACGCCATTCAAGAAGTAGGGAAAGATCAAAACGCTCCAGGAGGTCAAGATCTAGAGATCGTCACACCCATTCCCGTGACAGGTCTCACTCAAAAGAAAGAACTTCAAGAGACAGAATAGCACGGgaagtagaagaaagaaaaatgcagGACCAGACACAAGTAGAAGCACCAGAGAGGAG
- the LOC139746797 gene encoding putative RNA-binding protein Luc7-like 1 isoform X1, translating into MSAHDQMRAMLDQLMGTSRNGDDTRYRLKFTDPKVCKSFLLTCCPHEILSSTRMDLGECPKVHDLALRADYEQASVTKDYYYDIDAMEHLQSFITDCDRRTESAKKRLAETQEELSAEVAAKANKVHDLAEQIGKKLARAEGLGADGMVEESMKLMEEVEDLRKRKAAAEQEYRNSMPASSYQQQKLRVCEVCSAYLGIHDNDRRLADHFGGKLHLGFIKIREKLDELKKTVESRREKRREERELERNARFGEIADYDVTRDHDRDRERYRDGDRERRERYRDGEREKRRRRTRSRSRSRERRHRRSRSRERYYRSHSRSRSRDRRRHSRSRERSKRSRRSRSRDRHTHSRDRSHSKERTSRDRIAREVEERKMQDQTQVEAPERRDGSPENGEITDDRSRDGIE; encoded by the exons ATGTCGGCGCATGACCAGATGCGTGCGATGCTCGACCAGTTAATGGGGACGTCCAGAAATG GTGATGACACCAGATACCGGCTCAAGTTCACCGATCCAAAAGTGTGCAAGAGCTTTCTGCTTACCTGCTGTCCCCATGAGATCCTGTCCTCAACG CGAATGGACTTGGGGGAATGCCCCAAGGTTCATGACCTGGCACTGCGAGCTGACTATGAGCAAGCATCAGTCACGAAAGACTACTACTATGACATTGAT GCCATGGAGCATCTACAGTCATTCATCACAGATTGCGACAGACGAACTGAGTCTGCCAAAAAGCGATTGGCAGAGACTCAGGAGGAGTTGAGTGCAGAGGTTGCTGCAAAAGCTAATAAAGTACATGACCTGGCAGAACAGATAGGAAAGAAACTTGCAAGAGCTGAAGGTCTTGGTGCTGATGGAATGGTTGAG GAAAGTATGAAACTTATGGAAGAAGTAGAAGATCTACGTAAGCGTAAAGCTGCTGCTGAGCAAGAATATCGTAATTCCATGCCTGCATCAAGTTACCAACAACAGAAGTTGCGTGTTTGTGAAGTGTGTTCAGCTTACCTGGGTATCCATGACAACGACAGACGACTTGCTGACCACTTTGGTGGGAAGCTCCACCTTGGCTTTATTAAGataagagaaaaactggatgaactGAAG AAAACGGTGGAAAGTCGAAGAGAAAAACGTCGGGAAGAGCGGGAGTTAGAGAGAAATGCTAGATTTGGTGAAATTGCTGATTATGATGTTACAAG GGATCATGACCGAGACCGAGAACGCTATCGTGATGGTGATCGTGAAAGAAGAGAGCGATATCGggatggtgaaagagaaaagcgaCGACGAAGGACAAGATCTCGCTCACGGTCACGTGAAAGGCGTCATCGCCGTTCTAGGTCCCGTGAACGCTACTACAGATCCCATTCACGATCAAGGTCACGTGACCGCAG ACGCCATTCAAGAAGTAGGGAAAGATCAAAACGCTCCAGGAGGTCAAGATCTAGAGATCGTCACACCCATTCCCGTGACAGGTCTCACTCAAAAGAAAGAACTTCAAGAGACAGAATAGCACGGgaagtagaagaaagaaaaatgcagGACCAGACACAAGTAGAAGCACCAGAGAGGAG